The DNA segment CACCACGCAACTGTCCGCAATGTTAAAGATGGGAAAGTCGCCCTGCCCGATGGCGCGGGTGACGGCACTCAGCGGCGGCGCGTGAATCATGTCCGTGACCTTGCCGAAACGCAGTCCATCAATGGCATTGCCGATGGCCCCCGCTGAGATCAGGGCGAGCACCACGCTCAGAAAGCGGTGCTGCGGACGCAGGAACAGATACACCAGGATGCCCAGCCCCACCAGCATCCGGCCCAGGGCCAGCGGAGCGGCAGAACCGCTGAACATGCTCCAGGCCGCGCCGGTGTTGAAGGTCAGCACCCATTCCAGTAGCCCTGGAACGACCACGCGGGGCGGCGCGCCCTCTTGCAGGTTCGCCAGCGCCCAGGCTTTGAGCGCCTGGTCCGCAAAGATCAGCACGGCGGCAATCAGCAGCGGAAGCCAGAGAGAAGAACGGGAAGCGCGGTCGGTCAACGTCGGCACGCTGCGCAGTATATGGAGCGCGGCCGGGCAGAATCGGCGGGAACGGTGAGAGCAGAAGAAGGAAATGAAAGGCGCACTTCACCCGCCGGCCACCTTCTGCCTGGTGACGGCAGGCCACAATAGTCGGCATGGCAAACGTTGAATCTTTTGATCTGGACCACACCAAAGTCAGGGCGCCCTACGTGCGGCTGGCTGGAGTCAAGACCACCCCGCGTGGCGACAGCATCAGCAAGTACGATTTGCGGCTGCTTCAGCCCAATGCCGGGGCCATTGAACCTGCCGCCATTCATACCCTCGAACACCTGCTGGCCGGTTACCTGCGCGACCACCTCGACGGCATCGTGGACGTCTCGCCGATGGGCTGCCGCACCGGCATGTACATGGCCGTGATCGGCGAACCCGACGAGCAGGGCGTTCTGAAAGCCTTCGAGGCAGCTCTTAAGGACACCGCAGCGCACCGCCAACCTATCCCTGGAGTCAGCGAACTCGAGTGCGGTAACTTCCGTGACCACGATCTGGAAGCGGCCCGCAAACATGCCCA comes from the Deinococcus aerolatus genome and includes:
- the lspA gene encoding signal peptidase II, which produces MLRSVPTLTDRASRSSLWLPLLIAAVLIFADQALKAWALANLQEGAPPRVVVPGLLEWVLTFNTGAAWSMFSGSAAPLALGRMLVGLGILVYLFLRPQHRFLSVVLALISAGAIGNAIDGLRFGKVTDMIHAPPLSAVTRAIGQGDFPIFNIADSCVVVGTIALLIGSFVMDRKPKAPGRASDDHEVNRKP
- a CDS encoding S-ribosylhomocysteine lyase; this encodes MANVESFDLDHTKVRAPYVRLAGVKTTPRGDSISKYDLRLLQPNAGAIEPAAIHTLEHLLAGYLRDHLDGIVDVSPMGCRTGMYMAVIGEPDEQGVLKAFEAALKDTAAHRQPIPGVSELECGNFRDHDLEAARKHAQDALAQGLQVQETVLLDRS